DNA sequence from the Deinococcus seoulensis genome:
GCGCGTAGTACTCGGCCTGCAACGGGATCAGCAGGGCGTCCGAGGCAGCCAGCACGTTCACGGTCAGCGGTCCCAGGCTGGGCGGCGCGTCGATCAGGACCACGTCGTAGCCGCTGACGCTGGCGAGCAGGCGGCTCAGGGCGTCCGGGTCCTCGGCGAGTTCCACTCCGGCCCCGGCCAGGTCGGGCGTGGCGGGCAGGACCCGCAGGCCCGCCTGGGCGGTATCCAGCGTGAATTCCCCGGCGCGGGCCGGTTCGCCCAGCGCCTCGTACAGGCCCTGGGCAGCGCCGCGCAGGCCCAGGCCGCTGGTGGCGTTGCCCTGCGGGTCCATGTCCAGCAGCAGCACGCGCTTGCCCCCGGCGGCGAGGTACGCGGCGAGGTTCACGGCGGTGGTGGTCTTGCCGACCCCGCCTTTCTGGTTGACCACGCCGAGGACCTTCATGTGCCCGCCTGGGTGGGGGCGCGGGTGCCCGCGTGGGTTGGGTTGCCTGGAAGTCGCATTCGTGTCACCGTGCCGACCAGAATAGCGGTTGCTGGTTGGGCACACCTTCACGCCTGGGGTACTTCGCGGGCGTGGGGCCGGTCTTCTCGATGACGACCAGGGTGCGGGCGTCGCCCAGCACGGGCAACGTGAAGGCGTCCACGACCGTCACGCGGCCACCCACTTCGGCGGCGGCCTGCCGACCGGCCTGCAACTCGGCCTCGCTGATCGGGCCTTTCTGCGCGACCAGTCGCCCGCCTGGCTTCAGCAGAGGCAGGCCCAGTTCGGCCAGGATGGGCAGGGCCGCCACGGCGCGGCACACCACGCGGTCGTAGCCCTCGCGGTGGTCGGGGTCGCGGCCCAGGGTCTCGGCGCGGCCCACCTGCGCCGTCACGTTGGTCAGGCCCAGCGAGGCGGCGGCAGCACGCACGAAGTCGATCTTCTTGCGGATGGAGTCCAGCGGCGTGAAGGTCGTGTCCGGCGCCATGATCGCCAGCGGCAGCGCCGGGAAGCCCGCGCCGGTCCCCAGGTCGATGACCCTCTCGGCCCCGTCGAGGTGACCGCCGCGCAGGCAGCTGAGGGAATCCACGAAGTGCTTCAGGACGATGTCCGGTTCGGTCTTCAGGGCCGTCAGGTTCACGCGGGTGTTCGCCGCGACCAGCAGGTCCAGCAGCGCGGCGAAGGCCGGGACCTGGGTGTCCACGTTCAGGCCCAGTTCGGCGGCACCCTGGCGCAGCAGCGCCTCGCCTTCGGGGGTCATCTGGCCTCCGGTAGGACAGGCGCGTTCGCCTGTTCCACCCGAGCGGA
Encoded proteins:
- a CDS encoding ParA family protein; the encoded protein is MKVLGVVNQKGGVGKTTTAVNLAAYLAAGGKRVLLLDMDPQGNATSGLGLRGAAQGLYEALGEPARAGEFTLDTAQAGLRVLPATPDLAGAGVELAEDPDALSRLLASVSGYDVVLIDAPPSLGPLTVNVLAASDALLIPLQAEYYALEGLAGMMETVERVQGGLNPRLKVLGVVLTMFDGRTNLSQEVESMVRQHFGELVFWSVVPRNVRLSEAPSYAKPINAFAPLSAGAAAYKRLSEEVMQRVEKI
- the rsmG gene encoding 16S rRNA (guanine(527)-N(7))-methyltransferase RsmG, which translates into the protein MTPEGEALLRQGAAELGLNVDTQVPAFAALLDLLVAANTRVNLTALKTEPDIVLKHFVDSLSCLRGGHLDGAERVIDLGTGAGFPALPLAIMAPDTTFTPLDSIRKKIDFVRAAAASLGLTNVTAQVGRAETLGRDPDHREGYDRVVCRAVAALPILAELGLPLLKPGGRLVAQKGPISEAELQAGRQAAAEVGGRVTVVDAFTLPVLGDARTLVVIEKTGPTPAKYPRREGVPNQQPLFWSAR